CAGGCCATTCGCTCAAGGCGATACACGCTTGTCTGTCTTTCATGCCCTGCAGATACACTTTTACGACAAGGCGTTACAAGACACTGAAGCGGAGTTACAGGCATGTCGGGAATCGCTGGCGCGCGCAAACTTCAAGGTCTTGTTGGACGAGTTGAAATCGGCATCGATTCGTTATCTGAAACAGCAATTGAAACGCCCGACACCATCCTCGGACAATTTTGATACCAAGACGTACCGTCAACAGTTCGATGCGTTCTTGAAGCGTTTCCCGATCCTGGGTAGCGGTACGCACTCGATCGTCAATTCGATCGCGCCGGGGGCGATCCTCGACTACGTGATCATCGATGAAGCCTCACTACAAGACATTGTGCCGGGCATTCTGGCTCTGGGCTGTGCACGTAATCTGATCATCGTCGGCGACAGTCGCCAATTGGCGCACATCCCGGTTTTGCTGGGTTTGCAGGCGCCCGCCCCTGCATACGATTGCGAGCGCTACAGCCTGCTCGACTCGTGCATCGAAGTGTTCAGGGAATCGCTTCCCAGAACCTTGCTGAAAGAGCATTACCGCTGTCATCCCAAGATCATTCAGTTCTGCAATCAGCAGTTCTATGACAACGCTCTGGTGCCAATGACCGAGGATAAAGGGGAAGAGCCACTGCGCCTGGTGGTGACAGCCAAAGGCAACCACACTCGCCAAAATGTCAACCTGCGCGAGCTGGATTCCCTACTCAAACTGCTCGGTAACGAGGGGGAACCGATCGGGTTGGACGGCGATGGCCGCGGCTTCATCGCGCCATTCCGTGCGCAGGTCAATCTTTCCGGCACGCACCTGCCAAAAGACTTCGCCAAGGACACCGTGCACAAATTTCAGGGTCGAGAATGTGACGAGATCGTTTTCTCCACGGTGCTGGACAAAAAGCGCTACAACCAGGAGCGTAGCCGCCTGAACTTCGTTGATGACCCACGCATGATCAACGTGGCGGTATCGCGCGCCAAACACCGTTTCACCCTGGTGACCGGTGACGACGTGTTCACCAGCAACAACGGCCACATAGCGGCTCTGATGCGCTACATCGCTTATTACGCGCATGAGGATCAGATCGTTCGCGCCCCCGTCGTATCGGCCTTTGATTTGCTGTACCGAGAGTTTGATCAGTCTCTGGCGCGCCTGGACGCCCGCCTGCGGCCAGAAGACTCACGGTACAAGTCCGAGCAGATCGTGGCGCATCTGTTGCGCCAGAAACTGATCGCTCCGGAGTGCCGTTCATTGATGTTCCATACGCAGGTCAAACTGCATCAGATCGCATCACCACGCAACCACGATTGGACAGACCGTGAGCGATCCTTCATGGCGCGCGCCAGTTGCGACTTCGTGATCTATTACAAGGTGGGCAAGATCCCTGTAGGAGTCATTGAGGTCGATGGCGGCTCTCACGACCGACCCGATCAGGTGGTGCGGGACAATTTGAAAAATGGCGTTTTGGCGAAAAGCGGCATTCCCATACTGCGTCTGCGTACCGTCGAGAGCCGCATCGCGGAAAGAATCGGTGAATTCACCGCTCAGTGGGCCAACCCGACACTCGACGCATAAGGGGCTGCTGCGCACGAACATGCGTGCCTTGGCGCTTGAGTAAAGGGAAGTTTTGTTCTCCAGTGCTTAATAACATCGGCTATTGGCCGTTTCCTTCCGTCCGGGACGGGTAGCCTTCGAGCAAAATCGATCATCTCCGCGCTCCAGCATTATCCTGTTGAAGCCCGGATTGTTTATGGACAGGTTAACTTATGACTAGAAGCCTCAGGCTTCAAAAAAAGCTCCATTCACTGCATCTGCTGACGACAGCCGAAGAGGTGGTGCGAGATAGCAGCCTTGTCGAAAAACTATGGGCGCTCAAGCAGGGCGACAGGTTTGAACTGAATCGGGCGTCTTTCAGATCGTGGACTGTTCAAAGGTATCGCTTGGAGTTTGTGATAACGAGAGGGCCAGTACGTGGGCACTGGCTGCACAAAGAATTTGACGCGACAGAACTTGAGCTATTTTTTACGGCAAAGGATTTTGACGGCATCTGTCACGGCTGGATTCTGTTTGACGAGTGATAACCTCAACTTCAGCGCTAACTCCTGGCAATCTCTGCCTTGCGTGGGCAGAACCACCCATGCATCAACCCCGCCTGAAAGAATTGGACCGGCGCCTCGAACCCCGCCGACTCGATCAGCCCGGCGACCTGCGGCGCCGGCAGGATCGCCACATCGCTGGCATACGCCGCACGCGCTCGTTCAAGCATTTGAGGCGGCACCTGGGCCGAAGCCATCAGCGTCATCCAGTGACGCAGCAATGCTTCGTAGGCCGGCGACGCGGTGTCAGAAGCGAGATCAGCGTTCGCCAGAATCCCGCCCGGCACCAGACGACGGGCAATCTCATGGAAAAAGTCGATACGAACCTGTGGGTCGAGCAAAAACTGCGACACCAGAAAACAGGTCGCCCCGTCGTAAGCGGATTCATCCGTCAGCGTATCGAGATAGCCTTCGTGAAAACGGCAACGGCCAAGGAATCCACCCTCTGCCGCTCTTTGACGGCACACGTCGAGCATCGCACCCGAAGGGTCGACCCCGGTGAATTGCCAATCGGGAAACCGCTGCGCCAGATGTGCAATTTCCACACCGGTGCCCACGCCGACACAGAGTATCCGGGCATTTTCCGGCAGGCCCGTGAATACCGAATCCAGCAGCAAATAAAGAGCATCACGAATGGGCGCCATGCCGCTCCACTGCTTGTCATAGACAGCGGACTGCTGGTCGAACAAGGCCTTGAGTGCTTGATTGTCCATGGAGAAATTTCCTCTGCATCATGATCGCGGTGAAGTTTCATTATCGCAGGGCTGTCAAGGCCTCCCCGGTCCAGCGTGCGATTGATCATTCCGTCCAGCAACTGGTCGCAATCCATCAACCTCCCCCCCGCTCCGCACCCTAGATTAGATCCCACAACAACAAGCCGTGGAGATCGCCTCATGCACAGTTTCCAGACCCGCAAGCAGCACAGCCCGGTCGACGCCTGGGATCAGCAGGATCCGGAGCTGGCCTTCACCCTGCCTTCGCGTTATTTCTACGACGACAGCCTGTTCCGTGCCGAGCGCGACAACATCTTCATGAAGGCCTGGCATGTCGCCGGGCATGTCAGTGAGTTCGCCGAACCGGGGCAGTTCGTGGTCACCGATCTGTTCGACCAGAGCGTGGTGGTGGCGAAGAACCGGCAGGGGCAAATCCATGGTTTTCACAACGTCTGCCAGCATCGCGGCAATCGCTTGCTCGAAGAACGCCGTGGCACCACCGGCGGCGTGGTGCGCTGCGCCTATCATTCGTGGTGCTACGAGATGGACGGCAGCCTGCGCGGTGCGCCCCGTTGCGAGCGGATGAAGAATTTCGAGCTGGCGCAGTTCAACATTCCCCAAGTGCGCACCGAAGAACTCGGCGGCTTCGTCTACTTCAATCTCGATCCGAATGCGCCGTCGCTGCGAGATCTGTTCCCCGGTGCCGATGAGGAAATGCGCCGGGTGTTCCCGGACCTGACCGACATGCGCCTGATCGAGGAACAGGACGTGATCGTGCCGGCCAACTGGAAGG
This genomic window from Pseudomonas kribbensis contains:
- a CDS encoding AAA domain-containing protein, with product MVSIQVCGEDKTPKISDWSIHWSDKHEILQLTCHYPSRKTYTRPISDCRVTPTRELVEMLLTRSDSAIVKPIAKATIYGERYAVVYYPASDKPYIYKMDGIGFTQPTAMKRSPVFRYFSAVADARRVHAKSNTDREIAANVLRQLEKLPASADTALQAYCTGRNGTLTPGQGLIYPFGLNESQLLAVEQAFRAQVSVIEGPPGTGKTQTILNIISNILLRGQTVAMLSNNNAAVENVYEKLEKSGLGHLIAKLGNRDNREDFFADLPPWPSSEPEPAPTLDEIQALLARLKQHLHAHNRAAQLQMELDELAVERRHLQQWLTDSHIQTDHLLDKYRLSPRKTADLMAYLTHLGEERIRFKDRVELLFNFKILRARPFAQGDTRLSVFHALQIHFYDKALQDTEAELQACRESLARANFKVLLDELKSASIRYLKQQLKRPTPSSDNFDTKTYRQQFDAFLKRFPILGSGTHSIVNSIAPGAILDYVIIDEASLQDIVPGILALGCARNLIIVGDSRQLAHIPVLLGLQAPAPAYDCERYSLLDSCIEVFRESLPRTLLKEHYRCHPKIIQFCNQQFYDNALVPMTEDKGEEPLRLVVTAKGNHTRQNVNLRELDSLLKLLGNEGEPIGLDGDGRGFIAPFRAQVNLSGTHLPKDFAKDTVHKFQGRECDEIVFSTVLDKKRYNQERSRLNFVDDPRMINVAVSRAKHRFTLVTGDDVFTSNNGHIAALMRYIAYYAHEDQIVRAPVVSAFDLLYREFDQSLARLDARLRPEDSRYKSEQIVAHLLRQKLIAPECRSLMFHTQVKLHQIASPRNHDWTDRERSFMARASCDFVIYYKVGKIPVGVIEVDGGSHDRPDQVVRDNLKNGVLAKSGIPILRLRTVESRIAERIGEFTAQWANPTLDA
- a CDS encoding class I SAM-dependent methyltransferase; the protein is MDNQALKALFDQQSAVYDKQWSGMAPIRDALYLLLDSVFTGLPENARILCVGVGTGVEIAHLAQRFPDWQFTGVDPSGAMLDVCRQRAAEGGFLGRCRFHEGYLDTLTDESAYDGATCFLVSQFLLDPQVRIDFFHEIARRLVPGGILANADLASDTASPAYEALLRHWMTLMASAQVPPQMLERARAAYASDVAILPAPQVAGLIESAGFEAPVQFFQAGLMHGWFCPRKAEIARS
- a CDS encoding aromatic ring-hydroxylating oxygenase subunit alpha, translating into MHSFQTRKQHSPVDAWDQQDPELAFTLPSRYFYDDSLFRAERDNIFMKAWHVAGHVSEFAEPGQFVVTDLFDQSVVVAKNRQGQIHGFHNVCQHRGNRLLEERRGTTGGVVRCAYHSWCYEMDGSLRGAPRCERMKNFELAQFNIPQVRTEELGGFVYFNLDPNAPSLRDLFPGADEEMRRVFPDLTDMRLIEEQDVIVPANWKVIMDNSIEGYHFKLSGPCHIDLARLIDFKGYQLIKRDNWWTYAAPANLSATEAYGVPLKSELNPQECFFNIGMWPNNTFYTFPFSEFLGSFIMIPLDAERSLLRFGYYSSNPETAAISTACMKWMNEDLGPEDIALNISVQKGLRSLGYDQGRYMIDAQRSNESEHLVHHFHRLVFNGIHRQSVD